The window GGAACTGTGATCAGTCCCGCGCCTAACGCGAGAACTGCCGCGGCGGCGACACGCACCGGCCGGTGGGGAATGGGCACTGGCTACTCCTACAAGAGTGAGAGCTGTGGGCCCGCTTTTTAGCGCGCAAACCAACAGAAGTCAACGCTCAACCGCTCTACCAGCAGAGATATAGTTAAGGCACAATCCTAAAAGGTGGACGATCACGCCCCGTAAAGTCGGCGCCGCCCACCGGCGACAGGGAGTCCCATGCTGGAACACCCGGCGACCACCGCCGAGAAGTCGGCCGACCAGTCCGACATCCGCAGGCACAACCTCTCGGTCGTGCTGCGCTCCCTGCGCGACGGCGGACCCAACACCCGCGCCAAGATCGCCGACGAGACCGGACTCACCAAAGCCGCCATGTCCAGCCTCGTCGCCGAACTCGCCGACCGCGGCCTCGTCCGCGAAGGCCAGTACGAGCAGACCGGATACACCGGTCGACCCGGCCGCGCGTACCAAGTGGACGGACACGTCTACGGGATCGGCGTCGAGATCAACGTCGACTACGTCAGCACCATCGCCCTCGACCTCGCAGGCGACGTCCGCGACAACCGCCGACTCCCCCTCGACACCAAGGCGACCACCCCCGACGACGTCCTCGACACCGTCGCCGCCCTGCTCCGCCAAACCCTGCGCGCCACCGCCCTGCGCGGCTGCCGACCAATCGGCATCACCGTCGCCGCACCCGGCGTCGTCAACCACGCCCAGGGCCTCGTGCAGTACGCCTCCAACCTCGGCTGGCGCGACGTCGCCGTCACCGCCGGACTGGCCAAACGCCTGCGCGGCCACCGCATCCCCATCCAGGTGGACAACGACGTCAAACTCTCCGCCATCGCCGAATGGGCCAGCGGCGTCGCCGCGGGCACACCCGACCTCGCCTACCTCTCCGGCGAGACCGGCGTCGGCGCCGGATTCCTCTCCGACGGCCGGATCGTGCGCGGCACCCGAGGCTTCTCCGGCGAGATCGGACACCTCCCCCTCGACCCCGACCTGCGCGAATGCACCTGCGGGCGGCGCGGCTGCTGGGAAACCATCGTCAGCCTCACCCACCTGCTGCGCCTCGCCGCCGACCCCGGTGACGAAGTCCACGACCCGCGACGCGACATCGACGACCGACTCACCGAACTGCGCCGCCGAGCCGAACACGGCGACCGCCGCACCCTCGACGCGCTCGACACCATCGCGGGCAACCTCGGCCTCGGCGCCTCCGTGCTGATCAACATGGTCAACCCGGCGGTGCTGGTGCTCGGCGGCTACTTCGCCGCACTCGGCGACTTCCTCCTCGACGGCGTCAACCGCGAGGTCGACTCCCGGGTGGTCGCCCCCGACCTGGGCGGCTGCCGCATCGAGCTGTCCACCCTCGGCTTCGCCGCCGCCTGCCGCGGCGGCG is drawn from Actinokineospora alba and contains these coding sequences:
- a CDS encoding ROK family transcriptional regulator, with protein sequence MLEHPATTAEKSADQSDIRRHNLSVVLRSLRDGGPNTRAKIADETGLTKAAMSSLVAELADRGLVREGQYEQTGYTGRPGRAYQVDGHVYGIGVEINVDYVSTIALDLAGDVRDNRRLPLDTKATTPDDVLDTVAALLRQTLRATALRGCRPIGITVAAPGVVNHAQGLVQYASNLGWRDVAVTAGLAKRLRGHRIPIQVDNDVKLSAIAEWASGVAAGTPDLAYLSGETGVGAGFLSDGRIVRGTRGFSGEIGHLPLDPDLRECTCGRRGCWETIVSLTHLLRLAADPGDEVHDPRRDIDDRLTELRRRAEHGDRRTLDALDTIAGNLGLGASVLINMVNPAVLVLGGYFAALGDFLLDGVNREVDSRVVAPDLGGCRIELSTLGFAAACRGGAHVALERVLADPTVVPARVG